CTCTGGCGCGGGAGGGAACGTACGCGTTTGAAGTCTTTTCGTACGTACCACCAAGATTCCACTTTGCGCCTGAGGAACAAGAACTCTTGCATCACGCGCTGCTCGGACTCACCGACGCCGAATTGGGCCGTACGCTGCACGCGGCGCTGGCCACGGTCAAAAAGCGCTGGGCTTCCATCTATGATCGCGTTGCCTCCATCGACCCTGACCTGCTACTCGGCGCCGCGGAAGCGGTTCCGCCGGAGGGGAGGCGCGGTCCGGAGAAGCGGCGCAGGTTGCTCGGCTACCTGCGTCAACACCTAGAGGAATTACGCCCGGTCAAGCCTCTCCGCTCGTAGCCCGCGCTGCGCTTGCCTAAGCTGAGCCGCGGGCACCCTCAGTCGCGGCCGCGGAGCCTTGGGTCCAGCAGATCTCTCAGGCCGTCGCCCACGAGGTTGAACCCGACCACGGTGACGAGAATGGCGAGGCCGGGAAAGGTGGCGATCCACGGGGCCGTCAGCATGAACGACCGCCCCGTGGCGAGCATCGATCCCCATTCCGGGGTGGGCGGGGTGGCCCCCAGGCCGAGAAACGACAGCCCGGCGGTCTCGACGATCGTAAACCCCACGGTCAGTGTCGCCATGACGATGATGGGCGAGAGGATGTTGGGCAGGACGTGGCGGCCGAGGATCCTGGTGATCCCCGCCCCGACGGCCCCCGCGGCCTCGACGAATTCCTGCTCTTTGATGGCCAGGACCGCGCCCCGCACCAACCGGGCGAACTGCGGCGTGTAGACGATCCCGATCGCAATCATCGCGTTCGTCAGGCTCGGCCCCAGGATCGCCACGACGATCATCGCGAGCAAGAGGTACGGGAACGCGAGCATGACGTCGACCGATCGCATCACCACCGCGTCGACTCTTCCGCCGACGTATCCGGAGATCACCCCGAGGAACACCCCGAGGGCGGCGGCGATCCCGTCGGCCAGCACGCCGATGACGAGGGCGATCCGGGCCCCATGGAGCACGCGGGAGAAGATATCCCGGCCGAACTCGTCGGTGCCGAACAGGTGCGCGAGCGACGGGGGTTTGAGCTGGTCTGTGAATGCCTGGTCGATCGGGCTGTACGGCGCGACCTGGGGGGCGAACGCCGCAGAGGCGACCACGAGGATGAGAACGGTGGCCCCCACCACCAGGTTGGTGCTGCGGAGAAGGCGATGCCAGGAGAGGGCGGCGGCGCGGCGCGGCAGGCTGGGGGCGAGGACGGCGTTCGCCATTAGCCGTACCGGATCCGGGGGTCCAGGTACGCGTAGAGCACGTCCACGAGGAGATTCGCGAGCACGAAAATTCCCGCCGCGATAATGACGACCCCCTGCACTACCGGATAGTCCCTCGCCAGCACGCTCGTGATCGCGAGCCGCCCCAGTCCCGGGAGCGCGAAGATCGTTTCCGTCAGCACGGCGCCACTGAGGAGGAGCCCCAACTGGAGTCCGACGAGAGTGACGACGGGCAGGAGCGCGTTGCGGAGCGCGTGGTGGCTCACCACCCGGCGCTCGCCCACGCCCTTGGCCCGAGCGGTCCGCACGTAGTCGAGGTGCAGGACCTCCAGCATCGTGGACCGCGCCATGCGGGCGATCGTGGCCATCGAGGTCGCGCCGAGTGCCACAGCCGGAAGGACGAGATGCCGGATGCTGCTCTGCACCACCGGCCCGTTCCCGGTCAGCAACCCGTCAACCAGAGGCATGCCGGTGATGCGACGGACGGCCATCCCGCCCTCCAGGATCCCTCCCAGCGGCAGCCACCCCAAGATCCCGCCAAAGACCAGCAACAGCAGGATCCCGGTCCAGAACACCGGCATCGAGACACCGATCAGGACCCCGATCATCGCCGAGGTGTCCACGAGCGAATGGGGCCGGCGGGCCGCAACCACGCCGATCGCCAGGCCGAAGACGACGGCAAACACAAGGGCAGCCAGGCTGAGCTCGATCGTGACGGGCAGCCCCTGCCCGATCTCCCAGATCGCCGACTGGCGGGTCCGGAGCGAGACGCCGAAGTCGCCGTGCAGCGCCCCGATCAGGAATCGCGCGTACTGCACGTACACCGGCTGATCGAGACCCAACTGGTGGCGGAGACGCTGGAGGTCGGCGTCGGTCCCCTTGTCGCCGAGCAGCAGTTGGGCGACGTCGCCGGGAACGAGATGCATCCCGAAGAAGACCAGGATGCTGATCCCGATCAGCACGGGGACGAGTTGTCCCAGCCGTCCGGCGATGTACTTGAGCATCAGCCACAGGCGCGCCGGGGGCCCGCCCCCGCAAAGCGAGACTCGGGCCCCCGTCGGTCGGTTCAGGTGGTCGCGTGCCGGCTTACTGCAGCGAGACCTGTTCCATATGGAAGAACATCTGTAGCGGGTTGAGCAGGAAGCCCTGCACGCTCGCGCGCGCCGCCCGCACCTGGTTCGTGTAGTTCATGAAGACCCACGGCGCGTCGTCATGGAGAATCTTGTTGGCCTGCTCGTAGATCTGCGCCCGCTTGGCCTGGTCGCTGACCAGCCGGCCCTGCACCATCAGCTTATCGTAATCGGGGTTGCGGTGACGCGCGTTGTTGTTGGGGCGTTTCGCCCCGGCGATCTCGTCCCACTCGAACAGGTCGCCGAGGAAGTTGTCGGGATCCCCATTGTCTCCAGACCACCCCAGGATCGAAAACCCCTCCCAAGGGGTGTGGCGAACTTTGTCGAGGTAGGCGCCCCATTCGTACTGAGTGATCTTGACGTTGACGCCAACTTTCGCGAAATAGCCCTGGACGGCTTCCCCGAGTTTGGCGCCCCCGATGGGGTTGTAGCCCCGCGGATTGGAGTAGACCATCATCTCGGTCGAGAACCCGTTGGGGAACCCGGCTTCCTTCAGCAGGTCCTTGGCCTTGTTGACGTCGTACGGGTACGGCGTCACGGATTTGTTGTACCCCCAGAGCACCGGGGGCATCCCTTGGCCGGCGGTCGTCGCGCCCCCGTACAGCCCCTTGTTGATCGCGTCCTTGTCCACCGCGTAGTTCATCGCCTGCCGGACGCGCTTGTCCTTGAATGGGCCCATGTCGTTGGACATCGCCACGCCCAAGATCGTCAGCCCCGGCTGTTGGTAGAGCTTGAGGTCCTTGTTGCCGGTGACGCGGGAGTAGTCGGACGGGGGAACATCCGCGAGGATCTGCGCCTCGTTCCGCTCGAGTTTGAGCATGCGGGTGGCGCTCTCCGGGACGATCTGGAAGATGATCCGGTCGACTTTCGGCTTGCCCCCCCAGTAGTCCGGGTTCGCCTCCACGGTGACATGGTCGTTGCGGACGGCCTCGACGAACTTGAACGGGCCCGTCCCCACTGGATGCTGGCTGGCGTCGCAGTTGTACTTCTTGGTGGCCTCCGGGCTCACGATCGCCTGCCAGACCATCGCCACGCTGCTGAGGAACGGGGCGTTCGGCTTCGGCAGCGTGAACCGGAGGGTGTCATCGTTCAACGCGTCCATCTTGACCACGTTTCCGTCCTTGAC
Above is a genomic segment from bacterium containing:
- a CDS encoding ABC transporter permease — encoded protein: MANAVLAPSLPRRAAALSWHRLLRSTNLVVGATVLILVVASAAFAPQVAPYSPIDQAFTDQLKPPSLAHLFGTDEFGRDIFSRVLHGARIALVIGVLADGIAAALGVFLGVISGYVGGRVDAVVMRSVDVMLAFPYLLLAMIVVAILGPSLTNAMIAIGIVYTPQFARLVRGAVLAIKEQEFVEAAGAVGAGITRILGRHVLPNILSPIIVMATLTVGFTIVETAGLSFLGLGATPPTPEWGSMLATGRSFMLTAPWIATFPGLAILVTVVGFNLVGDGLRDLLDPRLRGRD
- a CDS encoding ABC transporter permease; translation: MLKYIAGRLGQLVPVLIGISILVFFGMHLVPGDVAQLLLGDKGTDADLQRLRHQLGLDQPVYVQYARFLIGALHGDFGVSLRTRQSAIWEIGQGLPVTIELSLAALVFAVVFGLAIGVVAARRPHSLVDTSAMIGVLIGVSMPVFWTGILLLLVFGGILGWLPLGGILEGGMAVRRITGMPLVDGLLTGNGPVVQSSIRHLVLPAVALGATSMATIARMARSTMLEVLHLDYVRTARAKGVGERRVVSHHALRNALLPVVTLVGLQLGLLLSGAVLTETIFALPGLGRLAITSVLARDYPVVQGVVIIAAGIFVLANLLVDVLYAYLDPRIRYG
- a CDS encoding ABC transporter substrate-binding protein, producing MMRHALLRWFLPPFLMLALVPVGLWGVAQAQAPKTLVIAIGADQTGLDPQTVENNESGFIMATMYDSIVNYKPGSSVVGPGLAEKWEISPDGKVYTFHFRHGVKFHDGTPMNARTVAQDIDRAINPQNPCYVLGRKGVDTYDDFTYGSVKDGNVVKMDALNDDTLRFTLPKPNAPFLSSVAMVWQAIVSPEATKKYNCDASQHPVGTGPFKFVEAVRNDHVTVEANPDYWGGKPKVDRIIFQIVPESATRMLKLERNEAQILADVPPSDYSRVTGNKDLKLYQQPGLTILGVAMSNDMGPFKDKRVRQAMNYAVDKDAINKGLYGGATTAGQGMPPVLWGYNKSVTPYPYDVNKAKDLLKEAGFPNGFSTEMMVYSNPRGYNPIGGAKLGEAVQGYFAKVGVNVKITQYEWGAYLDKVRHTPWEGFSILGWSGDNGDPDNFLGDLFEWDEIAGAKRPNNNARHRNPDYDKLMVQGRLVSDQAKRAQIYEQANKILHDDAPWVFMNYTNQVRAARASVQGFLLNPLQMFFHMEQVSLQ